From Kryptolebias marmoratus isolate JLee-2015 linkage group LG15, ASM164957v2, whole genome shotgun sequence, a single genomic window includes:
- the LOC108228490 gene encoding protein NLRC3 (The sequence of the model RefSeq protein was modified relative to this genomic sequence to represent the inferred CDS: added 200 bases not found in genome assembly), with product MGQMSTWTKRSKEEPDGSSNGGSSDQQIQDRLFCSDPSGPSCVSLKSDQSKMEPIEFQGGGHSDHNIFSHTSSCVYQTDLDSIFKVLEDDIATFVKAELKRIKNILSPEGSERPKEVNEETNGEEERKKSNRDAFLKIALNFLRRRKHEQLADALQNKTHVMISQRRIKTNLTRRFQCLLEGNSQSWSSKFVNQIYTELYITRHGGQEVNNQPEVQQIEATSWIPASSETTITCEDIFNPGREEPIRTLMTKGVSGIGKTVFTQKYILDWAEDKTNHNIHFIFPFTFRELNLLNDKTYSLVGLIHYFFAELKYARICNFEEFQVMFIFDGLDECRPPLDFHNTQVLTDITEPASVHVLITNLIKGKLLPSSGLWITTRPAAANQVPPEYVDMVTEIRGFTDIQKEEYFGKNFRHEEQASRIISHIKTSQSLHTMCRIPIFCWITATVLDHVLKVKEKKELPKTLTELYIHFLVVQAQLDNAKYHTKPETDTLWNAETKKIILALGKLAFEQLEIGNLMFYKDDLKRYGIDLNTASVYSGMFTETLNGESGLNHERLFCFVHLSIHEFLAALYVFLKFMNSGVNLLRKRRMAARQDAKVEQLYQNAVDKALESPNGYLDMFARFLLGLSLKDNQTHLRGLMKSRGKNSQVKEMLVQYIKKKISFCPSPEKSIRMFYWLNELNDYSLESEIQQHLKGSDFAKELTPSQWSALAFILLSSQKDLEMFDLKKFSASKEALVWLLPVVKASNKSLLSDCNLSWRSCISLMPALTSDNSCLRVLDLSNNNLHDAGVNILSQGLRSLKCRLEVLSLSGCQVREEGCASLASALSCNPSHLRELDLSFNHPGESGLNGLSAGLQNPDWKLQTLKTDHCGKCRLNPSPQRFFCELTLDPNTANRNLLLSEDKHVLVVKQKQQYPDHPERFDSWKQVLCSEGFTGRCYWEVRWKGSVRIGVAYKGIKRKGDSEECCIGRNNHSWSVFCTSLGISVWHNNTQSEIKILPTPDSDRIAVYLDWSAGTVSFYCLPGVVSSIKKIHLHTFQAAFTEPLYPAFGFGQTFEFEKDSTLLSSSVLLLEVD from the exons ATGGGCCAGATGTCTACGTGGACTAAGAGGTCTAAGGAGGAACCTGATGGGTCCAGTAATGGAGGCTCCTCTGATCAACAAAT CCAAGATAGGCTGTTCTGTTCAGACCCATCTGGGCCCAGCTGTGTGTCTCTGAAGAGTGACCAGTCAAAAATGGAACCAATTGAATTCCAAGGTGGAGGCCACTCTGATCATAACAT tttcagtcacacctcttcttgtgtttaccAGACAGACCTGGATTCTATTTTCAAg GTGCTGGAAGATGACATTGCCACTTTTGTAAAGGCTGAACTGAAGAGGATAAAGAACATTCTAAGTCCAGAAGGCTCAGAAAGACCTAAAGAGGTTAATGAAGAAACAAATGGTGAAGAAGAGCGAAAAAAGAGCAATAGAGATGCATTTCTAAAAATTGCTCTAAACTTCCTGAGGAGAAGAAAGCATGAGCAGCTGGCTGATGCCCTGCAAAACA aaactcATGTCATGATTTCTCAACGAAGAATCAAGACTAATCTAACAAGAAGGTTTCAGTGCTTGTTGGAAGGTAATTCCCAGTCATGGAGCTCAAAATTTGTGAATCAGATCTACACTGAGCTCTACATCACAAGGCATGGGGGACAAGAAGTCAATAATCAACCTGAGGTCCAACAGATAGAAGCAACATCCTGGATACCAGCAAGTTCAGAAACCACCATCACATGTGAGGATATTTTTAATCCTGGAAGAGAGGAGCCAATCAGAACCCTGATGACCAAAGGAGTTTCTGGCATTGGGAAAACAGTCTTTACACAGAAGTACATTTTGGACTGGGCTGAAGACAAAACCAACCACAACATACACTTTATCTTCCCATTCACTTTTCGAGAGCTCAATTTACTAAATGATAAAACCTACAGCTTAGTGGGACTCATTCATTACTTCTTCGCTGAATTAAAATATGCAAGAATCTGCAACTTTGAAGAGTTCCAAGTTATGTTCATCTTTGATGGTCTGGATGAGTGTCGGCCTCCTCTGGACTTCCACAACACTCAGGTCCTGACAGATATTACAGAGCCCGCCTCAGTGCATGTGCTCATCACAAACCTCATCAAGGGGAAACTGCTTCCCTCCTCTGGCCTCTGGATAACCACACGACCggcagcagccaatcaggtcCCTCCTGAGTATGTTGACATGGTGACAGAAATCAGAGGATTCACTGATATACAGAAGGAAGAATACTTTGGGAAGAACTTTAGACATGAGGAACAGGCCAGCAGGATAATCTCCCACATCAAGACATCACAAAGCCTCCACACAATGTGCCGCATTCCCATCTTCTGCTGGATCACTGCTACAGTTCTGGACCATGTCCTAAaggtgaaagagaaaaaagagctGCCTAAAACCCTGACTGAGTTGTACATCCATTTCCTTGTTGTTCAGGCCCAGCTAGATAATGCAAAGTATCACACAAAACCTGAGACAGATACCTTATGGAATGCAGAGACGAAGAAGATCATTCTTGCTCTGGGAAAACTGGCTTTCGAACAGCTGGAAATAGGAAACCTGATGTTTTATAAGGATGACCTAAAAAGGTATGGCATAGACCTAAACACTGCCTCAGTTTACTCAGGAATGTTCACTGAGACCCTAAATGGAGAGAGTGGACTGAATCATGAGAggttgttttgctttgttcatCTGAGCATTCATGAGTTTCTGGCTGCACTTTACGTTTTTCTTAAGTTCATGAATTCTGGTGTCAATCTCTTAAGAAAAAGGCGTATGGCAGCCCGACAGGATGCTAAAGTTGAACAGCTGTACCAGAATGCAGTGGACAAGGCTTTGGAGAGTCCAAATGGGTACCTGGACATGTTTGCCCGCTTCCTGTTAGGACTTTCACTGAAAGATAATCAAACTCACTTGCGCGGTCTGATgaaaagcagaggaaaaaatTCACAGGTCAAAGAAATGCTTGTACAGTACATCAAGAAGAAAATCAGTTTCTGTCCTTCACCTGAGAAAAGCATCCGGATGTTTTACTGGCTGAACGAACTCAATGACTATTCTCTAGAATCCGAGATCCAACAACACCTGAAGGGAAGTGACTTTGCAAAGGAGCTCACTCCGTCTCAGTGGTCAGCACTTgcctttattttgttgtcttcgCAGAAAGACTTGGAGATGTTTGACTTGAAGAAATTCTCTGCTTCAAAGGAGGCACTTGTGTGGCTGCTGCCTGTGGTCAAAGCATCAAATAAATCTCT ATTAAGTGACTGTAACCTCTCATGGAGAAGCTGCATATCTCTGATGCCAGCTTTAACCTCTGACAACTCTTGTCTCAGAGTGCTGGACTTGAGCAACAATAACCTACATGATGCAGGAGTAAATATTCTCTCACAGGGACTCAGAAGTCTAAAGTGTAGACTGGAAGTCCTCAG CTTGTCAGGTTGTCAGGTCAGGGAGGAAGGCTGTGCTTCTCTGGCTTCAGCTCTGAGCtgcaacccctcccatctgagagAACTTGACCTGAGCTTCAACCATCCAGGAGAATCAGGACTGAACGGTCTATCTGCTGGGCTGCAGAACCCAGACTGGAAACTGCAAACTCTCAA AACTGATCATTGTGGAAAGTGCCGACTGAATCCATCACCACAAAGGT TTTTCTGTGAGCTTACCTTggatccaaacacagcaaacagaaaccTCCTTCTGTCTGAAGACAAACATGTGCTGGTGGTGAAACAGAAGCAGCAATATCCTGATCATCCAGAGAGGTTTGACAGCTGGAAGCAGGTGCTGTGCAGCGAGGGTTTCACTGGTCGCTGTTACTGGGAAGTCCGATGGAAAGGAAGCGTTAGAATAGGAGTGGCATACAAAGGAATCAAAAGGAAAGGGGACAGTGAGGAGTGCTGCATTGGGCGGAACAATCACTCCTGGAGTGTTTTCTGCACATCTCTGGGTATCTCTGTGTGGCACAATAACAcacagtcagaaataaaaatactccCAACACCTGATTCTGACAGAATAGCAGTAT